In Gossypium hirsutum isolate 1008001.06 chromosome A10, Gossypium_hirsutum_v2.1, whole genome shotgun sequence, the DNA window ATTTGCCCCCAGGTCTGATGACTAAACATATGGCAAGACAATTTGGTgattttttgggaaaatttttagAATATGATACTGCTATTCTGGCTTCGGGTTTTAAACAGTTTATGTGAATTCGTGCTAGATTGGATGTTACTCTTCCATTGAAAAGGAGGAAAAAGATCCAGATTGTGAAAGACAAGACAGTATATGCCCGTTTTCAATATGAGAAATTGAGCATTTTCTGTTTCATTTATGGCAAATTGGGGCATGGTGAGAGCTTCTGCCCTCTTAAGCTTCGGATTGAGCCAACGAACATTATTTTTGGATGAGATTTATCTTTGCGTGCTGAGACGCGGCGACGTGGTAAAGCTAATAGTAGGTGGCTCTGTCAGTCTAATGGTTCGTAGTGGAGCAAATTGAATATGGAAGGTAACAATCAAAGTAGTAAATGGCCAAATAATATGAGGAATAATTATAGGAAGGAATCGTGGCAACAATATTCAAATCCAAATTTAATCCCTTTGGATCCTAGTCAATAGATTTTATATAAAGAATCTAACAACTAGCGCAAATTGGGCGGTGGTGCAATTCATGGTAATATTTCTAGGAATGGGCCATTGGATTTAATGCTGAAAGAGGAAAATGATCCTTTAATTAATATGGAAGGAAAGAAACGACAAAGGATTGTGGAGGATTCATCACTTATTGTGGGGAAGAATGGGGATTAAGTCATTCCGATGTAACGGCTAGCTCTGGTGATCAGAGCAGCCGAATGCGATGAAAATAATTAGCTGGAACGTTCGTGGTTTGGGGAGATCACGAACTGTTAAGAGGCTTAAGAATAAGTTAAGAGCTGTTAATCCCCAAATTTTGTTTCTAATGGAAATAAAATTAAGTGCTAAAAAGATGAAATCGGTGAGATTGAAATGCAGATTTGAGAATGGAATCGATGTTGGGGCGGTGGGATCAAAAGGTGGTTTATCGCAAGGGTGGAAGGGGAATTCGTTGATTTGCCTTAAGtctttttcatcatttcatattaaTGTCGATGTTCAAGATGTTGAATGTGATACTACTTGGCGTTTAACGGGTTTTTATTGGAACCtggaagaaaagaatagaaaGGAGTCTTGGGAATTACTTAGGCGTTGGGGCAAGATCAAAGGATCCCTTGGGTTGTCCTAGGGGATTTTAATGAGATTATGAGCTCTTTTGAAAAGAAAGGAGGACGACTACGAGTTGATCGTCAGATGCATAATTTTTGAATGGCATTGGAAGGTTGTGGACTCAATGACCTTGGCTACATTGAAAGGTGGTTTACGTAGGAGAGAAGAAGATTTTTCTCTACAAATATAAGGGAGAGGCTGGACAGGGGTGTTGCGACTTTGAATTGGATtaatgtagcgacgtaaaaattttagcttggtcgctaattgtggcgatttagtgaaaacttgaaaaccaaagtttgattttaaaataaagagggggagtcgccaccgatctttttctaggtgtaataggacacctaataaatcatctttttagaagaagattcattttcttttaacaaaaggaaggccaaatttaggtctacatCAAAATCAGAGTAAagtagggttcgggagtcagttacgcgcgaggaaggtattagcacacTCGCGACGCCCACAATTGGTATCTTGTAAAACACGCGTTGTTTTGATtctcaaaaatacaagttcaatttgacatttaatcgtgatccgattgaaaaatgaaaatttttagtttttggttttttagaagggtgtcccgtttttaacacgagccgatgaatttcacccaacatagtgatgaaatcgatgacttgaTGTTAAGTTGGTACATTGCCTTatgtattgaaattaattagaaaacgagaataagattttcgaaataatgcaaagcaaatttatatgaaataaaaataaataaaagacagagctagaaatatattgaagcaaatataagtgtgacaataatattaaaacaataaagatATATGCGATATTAAACGTAATACCAGAATTAAACAGGAAATGGAAACAATGAgtgtatatacataataatgatattaagagtatgtacgtaaaatatatatatatatatatataaaaatagtaatagtgttagaaatataccatatatagtgtttgaagtatatacctaagatagtaaaaatataactagtaatgttgaaatatatacataatatatacatatatatatgaaatagatATTGAAAAACGTATGTACATgacatatgaaaaatatatacataataatattaaaataaaataataagtgataatAATGAACATAATaggtataataaataatataatgatatatgggaataatactatataaaaagtatatatatacacgtataataaaatatatgtactaatattaataataaatgtaatagggataaaaaaatataataatatatataatatggtattaaaaatatatatataacatagtaTTCAAGAATATGTACATaagataatatgtaaaaaaaaatataatatcgtATTCGAAATATATAAACGAtatggtataaaaatataaaaatatatacatggaatagtaaagaaatatatataactaataacattaaacatatatacatataatgtataaaaaatatataatatatacacatatataataaaaaatattaaaagtatatacgtaacatatataatagaaataatagtAGTAACTATAGTAataaatattgataataaatgataaaaggaataaaaataacgataataataaaaatattgataatgaTAGTTATaggaataatataaataatatttaaaataaaataaaatagcaaagaaaatagaaaaatcaacttaaatctaaaaaaggactaaattcggAACAAAAACGAAGTTTTGGGgcaattttaaaaagaaacaaagtgaaaaggactaaaaagCGATATGCGCGTAACCTAGGGGGACCAAAAGCGCAATATTCCCTCCTCCCAAAACGCAGCGCATGGCAGAAGACCAGATCACAAAGCGCAACAAATTTCGGAGCcaaattaagaaatattaaaACTCAATTGCGAAAACAGGAAAAGGTAGAAGGGCTAATTGCGCAATTGCGGATCCTGAGACTGACGGGTCGGGTTGCGGGTCGGccccccaaaacgacgccgttttgggcgcTTGGGGGGCCTAATGAAACGGCGTTGTTTCATATGTAttataaatgtaaaattttttttacaaaagccCATTTTTCTTTGCTTTAAAAAAAACTCTCTCTCATTTCTCTCTTTTCTCTGCAGGTCTCCACATCCGACAAGGGCTCCGGTCAGTCGCCGCCACCACTGTCGTCGGCCACCGTCACGCGGTGGCCGAAAGTTCAAAAGgtcatgtttttttttctagttttaaaatatatatattttatgtttatattaatagaaaaaataaagaaatatgtgtatatatgtatgcgaaaataaaaaaaaataaaagaaaaataaaaaagtaacatTTATCCCGTttgcttttgttttcttcttcgAATACTTGCTATCTATGTATGTTTTTGGGACTGTTGTTGTTGTTTTAGTATGATGATTTATTTCATGGATTTGCCAAAACCCTTTACAAAgaattttgatttggtttttATAACCATTTACAAATATTAGTCTATTATTCTTGTCTTTTCGCGTGTTTCTCTTGCAGGAGCAGTTGAACGGTGCTGCAGAGTTGGTGGCCGGTGCAAGTGGTCTGACGTCGGTGGCGTGGTGTCAGAGGGTGGTTATGGCACAAGTGAGAAAgtggctagggtttttttgttCCGACTTGCtttgtgtttttttcttttgggctagggtttaggtttagattGGGTTTGGACTCGTTTAATTAATGTTGGGTTTGGGGTTGGTTTGTAATGGGTTATTGGGCTAATTTGGGCTCCTACAGCTttccctctttgctcattgtcgtacAACGAGAATAGAGCtaagactttcaaggaagaccaaattTGCTCGGTCTTGTTGAGTCTTGACTTGCTTTGGAGCTCCTCTTTTTCAAATAGTCTCGTTTTAATTCACCGCATCTCGTAgttttggttcaatccactgcatcttctgGCATATGCcctgtagcttcaatctattcaaatgtatcttcaaggatatgagatctgtggcttcaatctgcttcactgtaactttaGTAAGATAAGATCtatagcttcaatctactcttcTATCGTTTCAGTGAGATGAGGTTTGTGGTCTTCTCTTTTGtaactttagaaaggcaagatttCTGAAAacagaaatttgaaaaatagaaattgaaaatacctcagcgtgttctgaagctcaactcacttctcgcaatatgagttgaattttgaaaacagaaataaaaacatcacaATACCAAAACCTGTTaaactcaggtgtcttttcctttaattcaatacagctatcatcacatcctcttgctctactggagcacctgtatatgtcatgtatgatgttatcatgatatgcacatgttggtCTTAAATGCTTATATGCCTACATGATCATGCTATACACCTTAGGCATGTTTTTCGCATGTCTTTTTTCATCACGATTTTTGTGATGATCTGCAATCACTActttgactcttgactttctcttcaggcttTTTACCAGTCCTCAAACTTCACGAGTAATCAACATTTCTCAAACATCACTCTTTTGCCCTTGGTTGAACTTTGTCTTTACTTTGAGACTCTTGTATTTGtcaaattttcatccaggtaatgcttaacatttctttttgtttagagtatatcatttcactatttatcatataataaacacataatgagatgcataaAAAttgtcaggtagggacaaaaatgGTACctcttattcatttatttcaaaggtaacaaacaaagaaagttaaccaagaATAGTAAAAAATGTCATATAAGAGAAATAGGATCGCATTCaatggatacaaatgctctagatattcaacacatgaactcttctacgtttcttaatcaagaatctttccaagcatggcttcttgcgtaaaAGATTTcgaactttcaaaaatactccaAATACTGTAATCTCGCTGTTTGACCCATCGTTCAAAACATCTTACTCTTTGAGCCAggtttgcttcattagaacgCCCTTTCAGATTTTCATCCtaatccttttttcttttcttcttttttttttcaagcataatatttcttcacagcatctaaGTTCACtagattcggtaactccttcccatccatctcagtgagaatcaaagctccacccgagaatgccttttttacgacagtccttcccaatttggtgcccattttcctcgaaagtctttttgtattaggagaatctttctcagcacgagttctccttcgtgaaattctcttggccgtactttcttatcatgggccgcgatcattctcttctagTACATCTGTCCATGGGAAATTGTCTTCAAACATTTTTCCTCGataaggtttaactggtcatatcgagcttcaacccattctgcttcctctaattttgactccattaagactcgtagggAAGGGATCTCAACTTTGATAGGTAGCACAACTTCCATTCCATAggccagagagaaaggagttgcccccgtagatgtccgtacagatgtgcgatatgcatacaaagcaaacggtagcttctcgtgccagtctttatatgtctcggtcattttcccaataatcttcttaatattcttgttggccgcttcaacagctccattcattttcgggcgataagGTGATGAGTTATGATACTTTATTTGAAATTATTCATACACCTCCATCATTTTGTTGTTCAGATTcatggcgttatctgaaatgattctttcaggcaaaccatatcgacaaatgatttcctttttcaaaaatctaCAAACTGCAgacttcgtcacattggcaaacgaaatggattctatccattttgtgaagtaatcaataaccacaaaaataaaccggtgtccattagaagcttttggggaaattggccttataacatccatgcccctcatgtaaaaaggccacggagaagtcatgacatgaaggggcgaaggggctacatgaatcttatcgccataaatttgacatgtggcattttcttgcaaaactaatgcagtcgctttccatcgttAACCAGTAGTAACCGAGTCTTATAATCTTcttggccatagtgaaaccattggcatgtgtcccacaaattcGCTCAttgacatcttcaagtatttttctagattcaacagcatccacgcatctcaagagcatctgatcttttcctcttttgtacagaaTGTCTCCATCAAAAacgaatcccgctgccattcttctgattgttcttttgtcattctcatttgcttgttcgggatacttttgattcttaatatattttaagacatcatggaaccatggccgtccatctgactctttttcaatgctgaaaaaATGTgtagggacttcatatatgctcatttgaagaggcattatttctatTTCTCTGTTTGTTTTGAACATTGAAGTCAAAGTGatcagggcatcagccaattgatTTTCTTatcgtgggaagtaattaaaagttatttttttgaattctttaatcagtCTTGCCACTAGATCGTtgtatttgactaattttgaatctctcacttcccaatctccacggatttagtatatcaccaacgctgagtccccgtacacctctaagatttcgatgtttcgttcaatagctatacaaagtcccatgatacaggcctcatattccgctatgttattggtgcagaagaaattcagcctggaagtgaacggataatggttcCCTTTTGGTGATattaagactgctccaatcccatacCCCAAGGCGTTGGACGCACCATCAAAACTCATCTTCCAtggcttctcttttgatgactcgaaTTCCTTTTTTATGATGCATAttaagtcttcatctgggaaatcgaatctgaaggactcatattcctctgtcgttcgagtcgCTAAAAAATCAGCTATTTCGCTCCCTTTTATCGATTTCtaacttacataggcaatgtcgtaTTTCGATAAAAGGATCTATCATCGTGCCATtattcctgagagtgcaggtgattccatcatgtactttattgggtccaacttcaaaattagccatgtcgtatgatacaacatatattgcctgagtctccgagctacccaaaccaaagagcaacagtatttttcaatggacgaatactttgcctcatattcagtgaactttttgctgaggtagtagatcgccttttctttctttcctgactcgtcgtgttgccccagtatgcaacccattgaattttaaaaacataGTCAGATACAATATTAATGGCCTTCCTGGAGTTAGTGGTACTAGACTGGAGGACTagataaatattgttttatcttatcaaaggccacttGGCATTCCTTATTCCATTCTCCTGGATTATGTTTTCGTAGAAGCCGAAAGATTGAGtcacattggttggtaagttgaacctccctaaaaatcctctgacttccttttgcaTGCGCGGAGGTAATAACTCTTGAATGGTTTTTATTTGatctggatcaacctcgatacctcttttactgacaatgaagcctagcaacttttcCGAGGtaaccccaaacgtacatttggctggattaagctttacctgaaactttctcagccttctgaacttcttcaggttcactacatgctcttcttcccctcgggatttagcaatcatatcgtcgacgtagacctctatttctttatgcatcatgtcatgaaataacgtcaccataaccctctgatatgttgccccagcattctttaacccgaatggcatcaccttgtagcagaacgttccccacatcgttatgaaggtagttttttCCATATCTTccggggccatcttgatctgattataccccgagaatccatccataaagaaaaacaatgaatgttttgctgtgttatccaccaacgtatcaatgtgtggtaagggaaaattattttTAGGACTTGCTcaattcaggtcacgataatccacgcacattcgtacttttccgtCTTTCTTTGGTACTGGGACTATATTAACCACctattctggatatttggaggcctGTAgaaagccagcatcaaattgcttcttgacttcctcttttattttcaacatttcaagtctCATCCGTCTTAACTTTTgctgaatgggtttgcattctggctttaatgggagcttatagaccactacatcttcatccaatcctggcatgtcctgatatgaccatgtgaatacatctttgtactcgcggagcaaagcaatcaaattatgcctggtgtCTCCCGAAATAGAAGTTCCAATCTTCACTttttgcttcctttcttcagttcctaaatttattgtttcaacaaattcttgatgaggcaaaatctgtttatcctcttgtttcACCATTTAGTAAGTCCGGAGATGAggcatagtcttcagcattttcttcagcttcgaattctcctaaacaaacagccttctcaaaatcgatttcaggactcgtaacgggtttgttcatgctgcTGATATCTGAGCACCTAAAAGTTGAATGAAAAAGGAAACTAGAAGAGtatccaagtattggaaccaaaAAACGAAATGTTATGGCACGGTATGAGgaaaatgtaaggataggctatgaaatgagaaaataattataaaattagtgataatgcgaaagatcGTGACAAAATgtatcttcattgatattcatttaaatgataaagagcaaatgCAAGCCCTTACAAAAgtattctattatatctaaggacacaatagagggttaatgtttgagcattactctgaagacttataaactacaagaaggtcctcgACAGtcaaattgttcaacatgaaaccagaaGGACAAGGGCGTATCGTTGAAACATCTTTACTTGCCtcacttcctttgtcaatgacatttatactgacattctgaagactCCTTTTAATTAATAACAGCGTGCTTTGTGTATTATCCTATCCAGGGTATATCATccctgcagatgtaaatgtttttgacaaaatAGGGTACATTATGGGATCCCATTCTATTTCTCGGCCTAAGGTTATTACGATCCTTctttcttgatccttcttccattgttttcttctttgacgcatatTCGGCTGAAACCCCAagccgtatcgggccttgtggtgcattGGCTTTAGAGCCTGACTATTCCTTGCTGAAATTTTCCCAAACCTTTCCTCGCTCGGGCTCCTCTCCCCACAGTCAGCTTGATACTCATCCTGGTATTTCTTGATAGTTTTGGCAcgggaattctgtttccctcagcgacgaatgtggcattgacaaattcaagggatcggaagaAACATTCCACTGCGTCTTTGCTTACTTCAAGGTATGgggcatcagcagagatagatgcgacaatatcttcttctccctcgacggtgaccaaacagccatccatgataaatttcaccttttgatagAGGGATGATGGGATCGCTCCAGCggaatggatccagggtcttcccaaaaggttatgttttttttattttttttctagttttaaaaaatatatattttgtttatattaatagaaaaaataaagaaatatgtgtatatatgtatgcgaaaatcagaaaaaaataaaataaaaataaaaaagtaaccTTTATCCCGTttgcttttgttttcttcttcgAATACTTGCTATCTTTGTATGTTTTTGGGACTGTTGTTGTTTTAGTATGATGATTTATTTCATGGATTtgccaaaaccccttacaaagaattttgatttggtttttATAACCATTTGCAAATATTAGTCTATTATTCCTGTCTTTTTGCGTGTTTCTCTTGCAGGAGCAGTTGAACAGTGCTGCAAAGTTGGTGGCCAGTGCAAGTGGTCTAACGTCGATGGTGTGGTGTCAGAGGGTGGTTGTGGCGCAAGTGGGAAGGTGGCTAAGGTTTTTTTGTTCTGACTTGCtttgtgtttttttcttttgggctagggtttaggtttagattGGGTTTGGGCTTGTTTAATTAATGTTGGGTTTGGGGTTGGTTTGTAATGGGTTATTGGGCTAATTTGGGCTCCTACAATTAATATTTGTCCTAATTACCAAGTTGAACACTTAAATCATTCATTCTCAGACCATTGCCCGATTTTGTTGGATACTTTTGGAAATTAGAGGAAAAACACGTCTTCAGATGTTTTTCGATTTGATGTTAGTTGGTGTCTGGATAATTCTTTGGAATGAGAAATTCGAAGAAGTTGGGGAGAAACGACTGGAAATATCCCTGATAACTTAGGGGTCTTGGACAACATCTTCAGAAATGGACCAGAATCAGATCTAGAGAATCAAAGAGAAGTCGTTTGGAACGGGAGGAAAAATTAAATTACCTTTATGATCAGGAGCCAACTAATGAAGTTCTTGCTGAAATTACAGATGTACAGGTAGGACTTAATCTTCAGGCTGATCAAGAAGAATTATTTTGAGAGCAACAAGCTCGATTCAACTGGCTGAAAAATGGAGATAAAAATACCagtttttttcataaaatggctGTTCAACGGTAGAATCGCGGTCGAATTAATGAATTAGAAAGGATGAATGGCACAAGGACTCATACAATAGAGGAGATGTTAAAACTAGCTTTTGATTTTTTCGAAGATTTATTCTCGGCTTCTAAAATGAGATAGATGAACGTGTTTTTGGATTGGTGGAAAAATGAATCACTGATGATATGAATGATTATCTACTTCAACAATTTATGGAGGAGGAAATCACATGTGCTTTTAAGACGATGGAACCATTGAAAGTCGCGGCAGTGATGGATTTCCAGCAATTTTCTTTCAAAGGTACTGGCAAATTATTGGTCCTGAAATGTTTAACTATTGCTTATCTATTTTGAATGGTGAATCTGAGATTGAAACCATTAATAaaactcatatttttttaattcctaaAGTTGATAAACTGAAAATCTCTCAATTTAGACCCATAAGCCTTTGTAATGttgtttacaaaattatcgaGAAAGTCTTGGTGAATCATATGAGTACTATTTTGAGAAGTATTAATGAAGCTCAAGGGGCTTTCCTTCCTGGAAGACATATTTCGGATAATGTTCTTATTGCTTATGAGGTGTTTCATTCTTTGAAAATGAAGAaggtaaaaagggaaattttgtaCTGAAACATGATATGAGTAAAGCGTACGATCGTGTTGAATGAGATTTTTTTGTTGGAATGATGACTCATTTAGGGTTTCATATGCGGACTGGATTGTTCTTGTCATGAGATGTGTTTGCTCGGTTTCTTATTCGGTGAATCTTAATGGGTCGAGCAGTGAATGGTTTTCACCTTCGAGAGGTTTAAGACAGGATGATCCTCTTAGTCCCTATC includes these proteins:
- the LOC107927596 gene encoding uncharacterized protein isoform X1, with the protein product MVWAASFIERRIKSFLITVKESPSTTRHQKPIIRVNSNDFSHARASAMNASNASATSSIRQPRIIPNVYLNAVADFPQNSISNQITSVANAPPGRPWIHSAGAIPSSLYQKVKFIMDGCLVTVEGEEDIVASISADAPYLEVSKDAVECFFRSLEFVNATFVAEGNRIPVPKLSRNTRMSIKLTVGRGARARKGLGKFQQGIVRL